Proteins encoded within one genomic window of Eurosta solidaginis isolate ZX-2024a chromosome 1, ASM4086904v1, whole genome shotgun sequence:
- the LOC137244650 gene encoding uncharacterized protein: MGNAKMFTLIIFAFTCYVMCSCKFFSQKTYQLNISPNLLRPPLAAAYQQQHMGFNTDRLRYTKTAKRMQKYDNFLELPSTELLYDATGRMPYNEYNRIVSALKEMLRTRDDKTIALCPRPGRRSVDADFPLLSYFIDDAGNVGIDTADTAAIVDGMNDELSDGSLKKPIQFRPRLGKRSKSQISE; encoded by the exons ATGGGTAACGCCAAAATGTTCACCTTGATCATTTTTGCTTTTACCTGTTATGTCATGTGCAGCTGCAAGTTTTTCAGTCAAAAAACCTATCAA CTAAATATATCTCCGAATTTGCTTCGACCTCCCCTTGCAGCTGCATATCAGCAACAGCATATGGGTTTCAACACGGATAGACTTCGATACACAAAAACCGCAAAGCGAATGCAAAAATATGACAACTTTTTGGAGTTACCCAGCACTGAACTATTATATGATGCAACCGGGCGAATGCCATACAATGAATATAATCGCATAGTGAGCGCGTTGAAAG AAATGCTACGTACACGCGATGATAAAACTATTGCATTGTGCCCAAGGCCAGGACGCCGTTCAGTGGACGCTGATTTCCCATTATTGAGCTATTTTATAGATGATGCTGGTAACGTGGGAATAGATACGGCTGATACCGCAGCCATTGTGGATGGAATGAATGATGAGCTATCAGATGGCTCACTTAAAAAACCGATACAATTCAGACCGCGACTAGGAAAACGTAGCAAAAGTCAAATATCTGAGTGA